A section of the Acropora muricata isolate sample 2 chromosome 4, ASM3666990v1, whole genome shotgun sequence genome encodes:
- the LOC136914001 gene encoding chymotrypsin-like elastase family member 2A, with protein sequence MLKTLIHSVLLMFWTCHFGQVFVNSGTAASCGIRPKWADQDNNKRITGGHEAKPGSWPWMTNIFITGLGEYFKCGAALISDRWVLTAAHCTIGNIGTMIVPASNYPEMLKVHVGVHNMDKPEGCEQEIAIKKVYLHPEWDIVSKNTSNGVKISSSHDIALLQLSKPVHFTSKVKSMCLDNGQKFDAGKICYIAGWGTQTLKGPPTRILHEAALPLVSHEQCNDPLSYSGAVSADMICAGYKQGGVDTCEGDSGGPLMCQGEGGRWFLTGVASFGHTGCGVPNKYGVYTRVVNHLRWISKVTGMTIPPPRQQDIPLITVGQQQFAWDR encoded by the exons CCTCCTGTGGTATTAGACCAAAGTGGGCAGACCAAGACAATAACAAAAGGATCACAGGGGGACATGAAGCAAAGCCGGGCAGTTGGCCTTGGATGACAAACATTTTTATCACAGGGCTGGGAGAGTACTTCAAATGTGGGGCCGCTTTGATATCGGACCGTTGGGTCCTCACAGCTGCTCATTGCACCATCGGCAATATTGGGACAATGATAGTGCCAGCGAGTAACTATCCAGAAATGTTGAAG GTTCACGTCGGTGTGCATAACATGGACAAACCAGAAGGGTGCGAACAAGAGATAGCTATAAAAAAGGTGTACTTGCACCCGGAGTGGGACATAGTGTCTAAGAACACTTCCAATGGAGTCAAGATCTCCTCCTCACATGACATCGCCCTGCTGCAGTTGAGTAAACCTGTCCACTTCACTTCCAAAGTAAAAAGCATGTGCCTGGACAATGGGCAAAAATTTGACGCGG GTAAAATCTGTTACATTGCTGGATGGGGAACTCAGACACTCAAAGGCCCACCGACGAGGATACTGCACGAGGCTGCGCTTCCGCTGGTATCGCACGAGCAATGTAATGATCCTTTGTCCTACAGTGGGGCTGTCTCAGCGGACATGATCTGTGCTGGATACAAACAGGGCGGTGTGGACACTTGTGAAGGAGACAGTGGGG GGCCTCTGATGTGCCAGGGAGAGGGCGGAAGGTGGTTTCTAACAGGGGTAGCCTCGTTTGGACACACAGGATGTGGAGTACCGAACAAGTACGGCGTGTACACCAGAGTTGTAAATCATCTGCGGTGGATCTCGAAAGTGACTGGAATGACTATCCCACCGCCACGCCAACAGGACATACCTCTTATAACAGTAGGACAACAGCAGTTCGCGTGGGATCGGTAG